A genomic stretch from Bosea sp. F3-2 includes:
- a CDS encoding serine/threonine protein kinase, which produces MPPEPNAKTGERIHATAIAIGEAGVLLRGAAGSGKSSLALALIGLAGRSGRFARLVADDRVALMAAGGRLLARPVAPLEGVVERRGLGLTPEPFTGAVVVRLLVDLIGEEPARMPEPEELVDSLAGLDLPRLRIFGRAGDERLVLTALDLFTESDL; this is translated from the coding sequence ATGCCGCCTGAACCGAACGCGAAGACGGGCGAGCGTATCCACGCCACTGCGATTGCGATCGGCGAGGCCGGCGTGCTGCTGCGTGGCGCCGCCGGCAGCGGCAAGTCATCCCTCGCGCTGGCCCTCATCGGCCTCGCCGGGCGGTCCGGTCGCTTTGCGCGACTGGTCGCCGACGATCGCGTGGCCTTGATGGCGGCTGGCGGTCGCCTGCTGGCCCGGCCGGTCGCGCCGCTGGAAGGGGTTGTCGAACGACGTGGCCTGGGCCTGACGCCCGAACCCTTCACCGGGGCCGTTGTCGTCCGCCTGCTCGTCGACCTGATCGGCGAGGAGCCGGCCCGGATGCCGGAGCCTGAGGAACTGGTCGACAGCCTCGCTGGACTGGACCTGCCGCGCCTGCGGATTTTCGGCCGCGCCGGCGACGAACGGCTCGTCCTGACTGCCCTCGACTTATTCACAGAGTCCGATTTGTAA
- a CDS encoding phosphoenolpyruvate carboxykinase, which yields MDNIGQFNAAHGAEAFGFRKLKAVRWNLEAPQLYEESLRRGESQLARGGALCADTGTHTGRSPKDKFTVRDALTENTVWWDNNQAMSPEHFETLLGDFLAHAEGKELFAQDLYGGADPVHRVRARVYTEMAWHSLFIRNLLIRPARDEIASYAPEMTIIDLPSFKADPKRHGCRSETVVAIDFTRKIVLIGGSAYAGEMKKSVFTYLNYVLPTKGVVPMHCSANVGAKDDSAIFFGLSGTGKTTLSADPERTLIGDDEHGWSKEGIFNFEGGCYAKTIRLSAEAEPMIHAASLRFGTVLENIVMDPLTREVDFDDQSKTENTRSAYPLDFIPNASRTGRAGIPKNIVMLTADAFGVMPPIAKLTPAEAMYHFLSGYTAKVAGTERGLVGVSPEFSTCFGSPFLPRHPSEYANLLRDFIAKHHVDCWLVNTGWTGGKYGTGRRMPIRVTRRLLSAALDGSLNRADFRRDPYFGFAVPSSVPGVEPHILYPVKTWADKAAFAETAKDLVGMFAKNFAKFEAHVDDAVKAAAPTSSLAA from the coding sequence GTGGATAATATCGGTCAGTTCAACGCCGCCCATGGTGCCGAGGCCTTCGGCTTCCGCAAGCTCAAGGCCGTGCGCTGGAACCTGGAAGCGCCGCAGCTTTATGAAGAGTCGCTGCGCCGCGGCGAATCGCAACTGGCGCGCGGTGGCGCGCTCTGCGCCGATACCGGCACCCACACCGGCCGCTCGCCCAAGGACAAGTTCACGGTGCGCGACGCGCTGACCGAGAACACCGTCTGGTGGGACAACAACCAGGCGATGTCGCCCGAGCATTTCGAGACGCTGCTCGGCGACTTCCTGGCCCACGCCGAAGGCAAGGAGCTCTTCGCGCAGGATCTCTATGGCGGCGCCGATCCGGTCCACCGCGTCCGGGCCCGCGTCTACACCGAGATGGCCTGGCACTCGCTGTTCATCCGCAACCTGCTGATCCGCCCGGCGCGCGACGAGATCGCCTCCTACGCGCCGGAGATGACGATCATCGACCTGCCGAGCTTCAAGGCCGATCCGAAGCGCCATGGCTGCCGCAGCGAGACCGTCGTCGCCATCGACTTCACCCGCAAGATCGTGCTGATCGGCGGCTCGGCCTATGCCGGCGAGATGAAGAAATCGGTCTTCACCTATCTGAACTACGTTCTGCCGACCAAGGGCGTCGTGCCGATGCACTGCTCGGCCAATGTCGGCGCGAAAGATGATTCCGCGATCTTCTTCGGCCTCTCCGGCACCGGCAAGACCACGCTTTCGGCCGATCCCGAGCGCACCCTGATCGGCGACGACGAGCATGGCTGGTCGAAGGAAGGCATCTTCAACTTCGAGGGCGGCTGCTACGCCAAGACGATCCGCCTCTCGGCCGAGGCCGAGCCGATGATCCACGCAGCCTCGCTGCGCTTCGGCACGGTGCTCGAGAACATCGTCATGGACCCGCTGACGCGCGAGGTCGATTTCGACGACCAGTCGAAGACCGAGAACACCCGCTCGGCCTATCCGCTCGACTTCATCCCCAACGCCTCGCGCACCGGCCGCGCCGGCATCCCGAAGAACATCGTGATGCTGACCGCCGACGCCTTCGGCGTGATGCCGCCGATCGCCAAGCTGACCCCGGCCGAGGCGATGTACCACTTCCTCTCCGGCTACACCGCCAAGGTCGCCGGCACGGAGCGCGGCCTGGTCGGCGTCTCGCCCGAATTCTCCACCTGCTTCGGTTCGCCCTTCCTGCCGCGCCACCCGTCGGAATACGCCAATCTGCTGCGCGATTTCATCGCCAAGCACCATGTCGACTGCTGGCTGGTGAACACCGGCTGGACCGGCGGCAAGTACGGCACCGGCCGGCGCATGCCGATCCGCGTCACCCGTCGCCTGCTCTCGGCGGCGCTCGACGGCTCGCTCAACCGCGCCGACTTCCGCCGTGATCCCTATTTCGGCTTCGCGGTGCCGAGCTCGGTGCCCGGCGTCGAGCCGCACATCCTCTATCCGGTGAAGACCTGGGCCGACAAAGCCGCCTTCGCCGAGACCGCGAAGGATCTGGTCGGCATGTTCGCCAAGAACTTCGCCAAGTTCGAGGCCCATGTCGACGACGCCGTGAAGGCAGCGGCCCCAACGAGCTCGCTTGCGGCCTGA
- a CDS encoding class II glutamine amidotransferase has protein sequence MCRFLAYSGVPVFLEDFVASPCHSLIHQSLHAEEAKTGTNGDGFGVGWYGERAEPGQYREVRPAWSDENLLSIARQVRSHLFFAHVRAATGTATTRANCHPFVHGRYLFMHNGQIGGYSQIRRQLEALIPDSLYGARAGTTDSEALFLLALAHIAEGMPPGEALAAALSDALSLMEQTGVREPLRCAAALADGETIHAIRWSSDTRPPSLYLCPRPDSVVVASEPVDAARECWQALPCNTLATVQAGNVTLTPFLVGLRQAA, from the coding sequence ATGTGTCGTTTCCTCGCCTATTCAGGCGTCCCCGTCTTTCTCGAGGATTTCGTCGCCTCGCCCTGCCATTCGCTGATCCATCAGTCGCTTCATGCCGAAGAGGCCAAGACCGGCACGAACGGCGACGGCTTCGGCGTCGGCTGGTATGGCGAACGGGCAGAACCGGGGCAGTATCGCGAGGTGCGCCCGGCCTGGTCCGACGAGAACCTGCTCTCGATCGCCCGGCAGGTGCGCTCGCATCTGTTCTTCGCCCATGTCCGGGCGGCGACCGGCACCGCGACGACGCGAGCGAACTGCCACCCTTTCGTCCATGGCCGCTATCTCTTCATGCATAACGGCCAGATCGGCGGCTACAGCCAAATCCGCAGGCAGCTCGAGGCGCTGATCCCGGATTCGCTCTACGGCGCCCGCGCCGGCACCACCGATTCCGAAGCCCTCTTCCTGCTCGCCCTTGCCCATATCGCCGAAGGGATGCCGCCCGGCGAAGCGCTTGCCGCGGCTCTCTCCGACGCGCTCTCCCTGATGGAACAGACAGGCGTCCGCGAGCCGCTGCGCTGCGCCGCCGCGCTCGCCGATGGCGAGACCATCCACGCGATCCGCTGGTCCTCCGACACGAGACCGCCGAGCCTTTACCTCTGTCCGCGGCCCGACAGCGTCGTCGTCGCCTCCGAGCCCGTCGACGCCGCCCGCGAATGCTGGCAGGCCTTGCCCTGCAACACGCTGGCGACGGTGCAGGCCGGCAATGTGACACTCACGCCCTTTCTCGTCGGTTTGCGGCAGGCGGCCTGA
- a CDS encoding PTS sugar transporter subunit IIA has product MIGLVLVTHGHLATEFRAALEHVVGPQAYLATIAIAPDDDMESRRRDIIAAVEQVENGDGVIILTDMFGGTPSNLAISVMEPGRVDVVAGINLPMLIKLASVREEKTLDEAVTSAQDAGRKYITVASRVLAGK; this is encoded by the coding sequence ATGATCGGACTGGTCCTCGTGACTCATGGGCATCTGGCGACGGAATTCCGCGCCGCCCTGGAACATGTCGTCGGCCCCCAGGCGTATCTGGCGACGATCGCCATCGCTCCCGATGACGACATGGAAAGTCGCCGCCGCGACATCATCGCCGCTGTCGAGCAGGTCGAGAATGGCGATGGCGTCATCATCCTGACCGATATGTTCGGCGGAACCCCCTCCAACCTGGCGATCTCGGTGATGGAGCCCGGCCGGGTCGATGTGGTGGCCGGCATCAACCTGCCGATGCTGATCAAGCTCGCCAGCGTGCGTGAGGAGAAGACCCTCGACGAGGCCGTGACCAGCGCGCAGGATGCGGGCCGGAAGTACATCACGGTCGCCAGCCGCGTGCTGGCCGGCAAGTAA
- a CDS encoding DUF4105 domain-containing protein — protein sequence MGRLFSIVLKLLLTLVILGTATWGTGFLLFRLAGATAIVGAIGFGLAALAGLIGIWTSDARLPLGFAAVFVGLLSWWSSFQPSHDRDWIPELARLPTIAREADTLTVSNLRHFRWRTEQDYDQRWETRRYNLAAISGADIFLTYWSGEAIAHLLVSFTFSDSVPLTFSIEVRREQGEEWSALAGFFRSYEMAYVAADERDIVGLRTHARREDARLFRLSASASQARDLLLAYAADINDLAARPRWYNTLTTNCTTVVYHLVGSVAPGWKFPLPLDPRVLLSGYLPSYLQQIGAIRQDIPLAELVRLARIGDHARTLSLDDPDFSAKIREGVPTGRP from the coding sequence ATGGGCCGCCTCTTTTCGATTGTGCTGAAGCTTCTCCTCACCCTCGTCATTCTCGGCACCGCGACCTGGGGCACGGGCTTCCTGCTGTTCCGCCTCGCGGGCGCGACCGCGATCGTCGGGGCGATCGGCTTTGGCCTCGCTGCATTGGCAGGCCTCATCGGCATCTGGACGAGCGATGCGCGCCTGCCGCTCGGCTTCGCCGCGGTCTTCGTCGGTCTGCTCTCCTGGTGGAGCAGCTTCCAGCCCTCGCATGATCGCGACTGGATTCCCGAGCTCGCGCGCCTGCCGACGATCGCACGCGAGGCCGACACGCTCACCGTCTCCAACCTGCGCCATTTCCGCTGGCGCACGGAGCAGGATTACGACCAGCGCTGGGAAACGCGCCGCTACAACCTCGCTGCGATCAGCGGCGCCGACATCTTCCTGACCTACTGGTCCGGCGAGGCGATCGCGCATCTCCTCGTCAGCTTCACCTTCTCGGATTCAGTGCCGCTGACCTTCTCGATCGAGGTCCGGCGCGAGCAGGGCGAGGAATGGTCGGCGCTGGCCGGCTTCTTCCGCAGCTACGAAATGGCCTATGTCGCCGCCGACGAGCGCGACATCGTCGGACTGCGCACCCATGCACGGCGCGAGGATGCGCGGCTCTTCCGCCTCAGCGCCTCCGCCAGCCAGGCCCGCGACCTGCTCCTCGCCTATGCCGCCGACATCAATGACCTCGCCGCCAGGCCGCGCTGGTACAACACGCTGACGACCAATTGCACGACCGTAGTCTACCACCTCGTCGGCAGCGTCGCGCCGGGCTGGAAGTTCCCGTTGCCGCTCGATCCGCGCGTGCTGCTCTCCGGTTACCTGCCGAGCTATCTGCAGCAGATCGGTGCAATCCGGCAGGACATCCCGCTCGCCGAACTGGTCCGGCTTGCCCGCATCGGCGACCACGCCCGCACGCTCTCGCTCGACGATCCGGACTTCTCGGCGAAGATCAGGGAAGGCGTTCCAACGGGGCGGCCGTAA
- a CDS encoding TRAP transporter large permease subunit, which yields MAPVMFATLVVFLLLGYPVAFALAANGLLFALIGIDLGLFQENFLQALPERIYGTMNNDVLLAVPFFTFMGLILERSGMAEDLLDTIGQLFGPVRGGLAYAVVFVGALLAATTGVVAASVISMGLISLPIMLRYGYDRRLASGVIAASGTLAQIIPPSLVLIVLADQLGRSVGDMYEGAFIPGLVLAGLYAGYVFIVTIVYPQRAPGLPPEAQTLRDADGKTRRFSLLVVALLSLALAYAYMKMFTQVKAGSDFVVLTMSLMVAISFVIALLNKLLRLNLLSRMTEQVIFVMVPPLALIFLVLGTIFIGVATPTEGGAMGATGAILLALGKKRMTFDLLRQATESTAKLSAFVLFILVGARVFSLTFYGVNGHLWVEHLLVGLPGGATGFLIVVNVLVFLLAFFLDFFELAFIIVPLLGPAAEKLGIDLIWFGVILGVNMQTSFMHPPFGFALFFLRSVAPKNPYKDRVTGKMMAPVTTGQIYWGAVPFVVIQCIMVALVVLFPQMVMHYKASAVQLDQKAIDKQFDSIQIPGLGGPGLPGGFDLNAPPVIEPPKP from the coding sequence ATGGCGCCGGTGATGTTCGCGACGCTCGTGGTCTTCCTGCTGCTCGGCTACCCCGTCGCCTTCGCGCTCGCCGCCAACGGCCTGCTCTTCGCGCTGATCGGCATCGATCTCGGCCTATTCCAGGAGAACTTCCTCCAGGCCCTGCCGGAACGCATCTACGGCACGATGAACAATGACGTGCTGCTGGCCGTGCCGTTCTTCACCTTCATGGGGCTGATCCTGGAGCGCTCCGGCATGGCGGAGGACCTGCTCGATACCATCGGTCAGCTCTTCGGCCCGGTGCGCGGCGGCCTCGCCTATGCAGTGGTCTTCGTCGGCGCGCTGCTCGCGGCGACCACTGGCGTCGTCGCGGCTTCGGTGATCTCGATGGGCCTGATCTCGCTGCCGATCATGCTGCGTTACGGCTATGACCGGCGCCTCGCCTCGGGCGTCATCGCGGCCTCCGGCACGCTGGCGCAGATCATTCCGCCCTCGCTCGTCCTGATCGTGCTCGCCGACCAGCTCGGCCGCTCGGTCGGCGATATGTATGAGGGCGCCTTCATCCCCGGCCTCGTCTTGGCGGGGCTCTATGCCGGCTACGTCTTCATCGTCACCATCGTCTACCCGCAGCGCGCACCGGGCTTGCCGCCGGAGGCGCAGACCCTGCGCGATGCTGACGGCAAGACGCGGCGCTTCTCGCTGCTGGTCGTGGCGCTTCTCTCGCTCGCCCTAGCCTACGCCTACATGAAGATGTTCACGCAGGTGAAGGCCGGCTCCGATTTCGTCGTGCTCACCATGTCGCTGATGGTGGCGATCTCCTTCGTCATCGCGCTGCTGAACAAGCTGCTTCGCCTCAACCTGCTGTCGCGCATGACTGAGCAGGTGATCTTCGTGATGGTGCCGCCGCTGGCGCTGATCTTCCTGGTGCTCGGCACGATCTTCATCGGCGTGGCCACCCCGACGGAAGGCGGCGCGATGGGCGCGACCGGGGCGATCCTGCTCGCCCTGGGCAAGAAGCGGATGACCTTCGACCTGCTCCGTCAGGCGACGGAGTCGACGGCCAAGCTCTCCGCCTTCGTGCTCTTCATCCTGGTCGGCGCGCGCGTGTTTTCGCTGACCTTCTACGGCGTCAACGGCCATCTCTGGGTCGAGCATCTCCTCGTCGGGTTGCCGGGCGGCGCGACGGGCTTCCTGATCGTCGTCAACGTGCTGGTCTTCCTGCTCGCCTTCTTCCTCGACTTCTTCGAGCTGGCCTTCATCATCGTGCCGCTGCTCGGACCGGCGGCGGAGAAGCTCGGGATCGACCTGATCTGGTTCGGCGTCATCCTCGGCGTGAACATGCAGACCTCGTTCATGCACCCGCCCTTCGGCTTCGCGCTGTTCTTCCTGCGCTCGGTCGCACCAAAGAACCCCTACAAGGATCGCGTCACCGGCAAGATGATGGCGCCCGTCACCACCGGGCAGATCTATTGGGGAGCCGTGCCTTTCGTGGTGATCCAGTGCATCATGGTCGCTCTCGTCGTGCTCTTCCCGCAAATGGTGATGCACTACAAGGCTTCCGCCGTGCAGCTCGATCAGAAGGCGATCGACAAGCAGTTCGACTCGATCCAGATCCCGGGCTTGGGCGGTCCGGGCCTGCCGGGCGGCTTCGACCTGAACGCGCCGCCCGTCATCGAGCCGCCGAAGCCCTGA
- a CDS encoding DUF2283 domain-containing protein, with protein MRTTYDPEVDALYLRFAEGKVVESEEVRPGIVFDFDEAGRIVGVEILDASEHLAQGADLTRLTAA; from the coding sequence ATGAGAACGACATATGATCCGGAGGTCGATGCGCTCTATCTGCGCTTTGCCGAGGGCAAGGTCGTCGAGAGCGAGGAGGTTCGGCCGGGGATCGTCTTCGATTTCGACGAGGCGGGGCGCATCGTTGGCGTCGAGATCCTCGACGCTTCGGAGCATCTGGCGCAGGGAGCCGACCTCACGCGGCTGACCGCCGCGTGA
- a CDS encoding DUF4258 domain-containing protein, which translates to MSGSAADRRFEFTAHAVAMMAERAIERSWVERTVLAPDQTEPDPSHPDMVRRFWTEGAGHENDI; encoded by the coding sequence GTGAGCGGCAGCGCAGCCGATCGTCGTTTCGAGTTCACGGCTCACGCCGTTGCGATGATGGCTGAACGCGCCATCGAACGTTCATGGGTCGAGCGGACGGTTCTTGCGCCTGACCAGACTGAGCCCGATCCGTCGCATCCGGACATGGTGCGGCGTTTCTGGACCGAGGGCGCCGGACATGAGAACGACATATGA
- a CDS encoding TRAP transporter small permease subunit: MKGLLAISRVIDAVNGFIGKKVAWLILAAVIVATVNAIVRKLFNISSNAWLELQWMLFGAVFLMCASWTMQVKEHIRIDIVNSMLPKRVRQWIELLGHIFFLMPFCLLIVYHAWPFFLRSYAINEQSLSAGGLPQWPAKGLVVIGFLMLSFQGVSEIIKQIAIMRGDLEDQEAAAGHAAAAEAEAQRLLEQAKEQGLAS; the protein is encoded by the coding sequence GTGAAGGGCCTCCTCGCCATCAGCCGGGTCATCGACGCGGTCAACGGCTTCATCGGCAAGAAAGTCGCCTGGCTGATCCTCGCGGCCGTGATCGTTGCGACGGTCAACGCGATCGTCCGCAAGCTCTTCAACATCTCGTCGAACGCCTGGCTCGAACTGCAATGGATGCTGTTCGGCGCGGTCTTCCTGATGTGCGCGTCATGGACGATGCAGGTGAAGGAGCACATTCGCATCGACATCGTGAACAGCATGCTGCCGAAGCGCGTCCGCCAGTGGATCGAGCTGCTCGGACACATCTTCTTCCTGATGCCGTTCTGCCTGCTGATCGTCTACCACGCCTGGCCGTTCTTCCTGCGCTCCTACGCCATCAACGAGCAGTCGCTCTCGGCCGGCGGCCTGCCGCAATGGCCGGCCAAGGGCCTCGTTGTGATCGGCTTCCTGATGCTGAGCTTCCAGGGCGTCTCCGAGATCATCAAGCAGATCGCGATCATGCGCGGCGACCTTGAGGATCAGGAGGCGGCCGCCGGCCATGCCGCCGCGGCCGAGGCGGAAGCCCAGCGCCTGCTAGAACAAGCCAAGGAACAGGGTCTCGCTTCGTGA
- a CDS encoding DUF2470 domain-containing protein has translation MAKDAKDVIQPMDDAVRAEAKGLLREARSAALATLGPDGHPSASLVGLATDIDGTPIILVSGLAAHTANLVADPRASLLISPGGKGDPLAHARITLKVRARKVERETEEAARIRRRYLARQPKSALYADFPDFSFFALMIEGASLNGGFARAFAPTPADLMSDPAHAAALADVEEGAVEHMNADHADALGLYATRLLGARAGDWRAIGLDPDGLDMALGSAALRLPFPTPVDGPAALRRTLAELAGRARAQAA, from the coding sequence ATGGCCAAGGATGCCAAAGACGTAATCCAGCCGATGGACGACGCCGTACGCGCCGAGGCCAAGGGATTGCTGCGCGAGGCGCGCTCGGCGGCGCTCGCCACGCTGGGACCCGACGGCCATCCCTCGGCGAGCCTGGTCGGGCTCGCCACCGACATCGACGGCACGCCGATCATCCTCGTCTCGGGTCTGGCCGCCCATACGGCGAACCTCGTCGCAGATCCGCGCGCTTCGCTCCTGATCTCGCCCGGTGGCAAGGGCGATCCGCTCGCCCATGCGCGCATCACGCTCAAGGTCCGCGCCCGCAAGGTCGAGCGCGAGACGGAAGAAGCCGCGCGCATCCGCCGCCGCTATCTGGCGCGCCAGCCGAAATCCGCGCTCTATGCCGACTTCCCCGATTTCAGCTTCTTCGCGCTGATGATCGAGGGGGCCAGCCTCAATGGCGGCTTCGCCCGCGCCTTCGCGCCGACGCCCGCCGACCTGATGAGCGACCCGGCCCATGCAGCCGCCCTCGCCGATGTCGAGGAAGGGGCGGTGGAGCACATGAACGCCGATCATGCCGATGCACTCGGGCTCTATGCGACACGCCTTCTCGGCGCCAGGGCGGGTGACTGGCGGGCGATCGGTCTCGACCCCGACGGGCTCGACATGGCGCTCGGCAGCGCTGCGCTGCGCCTGCCATTCCCTACCCCCGTAGACGGCCCCGCGGCCTTGCGCAGGACCCTCGCCGAGCTCGCCGGGAGGGCGCGCGCGCAGGCCGCCTGA
- a CDS encoding response regulator transcription factor, whose product MPTIALVDDDRNILTSVSIALEAEGYRIMTYTDGASALDGLKQNPPDLAIFDIKMPRMDGMELLRRLRQKSDLPVIFLTSKDEEIDELFGLKMGADDFIRKPFSQRLLVERVKAILRRAGARDATVAARTEDAKALERGLLRMDPERHTCTWKGEPVTLTVTEFLILQSLAQRPGVVKSRNALMDAAYDDEVYVDDRTIDSHIKRLRKKFNQVDPEFDMIETLYGVGYRFKEV is encoded by the coding sequence ATGCCAACGATTGCGCTGGTCGATGACGACCGCAACATCCTGACGTCGGTTTCCATCGCTCTCGAAGCAGAGGGCTATCGCATCATGACCTATACGGACGGTGCCTCGGCCCTCGACGGGCTGAAGCAGAACCCGCCCGATCTCGCGATCTTCGATATCAAGATGCCGCGCATGGACGGCATGGAGCTGCTGCGTCGCCTGCGCCAGAAATCCGACCTGCCGGTGATCTTCCTGACCTCGAAGGACGAGGAGATCGACGAACTTTTCGGGCTCAAGATGGGCGCCGACGACTTCATCCGGAAGCCGTTCTCGCAGCGCCTTCTGGTCGAGCGCGTCAAGGCGATCCTGCGTCGCGCCGGTGCCCGGGACGCGACGGTCGCTGCCCGCACTGAGGATGCCAAGGCCCTCGAGCGCGGCCTGCTGCGCATGGATCCGGAGCGCCACACCTGCACCTGGAAGGGTGAGCCGGTGACGTTGACTGTCACCGAGTTCCTGATCCTCCAGTCGCTGGCTCAGCGCCCGGGCGTGGTGAAAAGCCGCAACGCGTTGATGGACGCCGCCTATGACGATGAGGTCTATGTCGATGACCGCACCATCGACAGCCACATCAAGCGCCTGCGCAAGAAGTTCAATCAGGTCGATCCCGAGTTCGATATGATCGAGACGCTTTACGGCGTGGGCTATCGCTTCAAGGAAGTCTGA
- a CDS encoding HPr family phosphocarrier protein gives MDENCDCPEVQVPDGALYGEFEIVNKKGLHARATAKFVQCAARYDADITVSRCGETVGATSIMGVLTLGAGIGSTITIVAQGAEAKPALDALAALIADKFGEGE, from the coding sequence TTGGACGAGAATTGTGACTGCCCCGAGGTCCAGGTCCCTGACGGCGCTCTCTACGGTGAATTCGAGATCGTCAACAAGAAGGGCCTGCACGCCCGCGCCACGGCGAAATTCGTGCAATGCGCCGCCCGTTACGACGCCGATATCACGGTGAGCCGCTGCGGCGAGACCGTCGGTGCCACCTCGATCATGGGCGTGCTGACGCTCGGCGCCGGCATCGGCTCGACGATCACCATCGTCGCCCAGGGGGCCGAGGCGAAGCCGGCTCTCGATGCGCTGGCCGCCCTGATCGCCGACAAGTTCGGCGAGGGGGAGTGA
- a CDS encoding stimulus-sensing domain-containing protein: MATVDNEARPLKPAAGWRGALRRRVGLAWRRMGRAISARAASSLTRRILVLNLGGLVALLLGFLYLNQFREGLIEARVQSLLTQGEIIAGAIASSATVEIDTITIDPDKLLQLQAGESAGIAEDPLDFSINPEKVAPLLRRLVTPTKTRARVYDKDGLLTLDSRSLYSRGDVLRLDLPRVGEPDEPPLLERTWNMLRNRLGKADVPTYDDFENANGKSYPEVARALNGSPASVVRVNTRGQTIVSVAVPVQRFRTVKGALLLSTQGGDIDAVIASERFAIFQVFAVAAGVMIVLSVLLAGTIAEPIRKLADAAQRVRKGVKSREQIPDFSSRHDEIGHLSGTLRDMTKALYSRIEAIESFAADVAHELKNPLTSLRSAVETLPRAKTEDSRSRLLAVIQHDVRRLDRLISDISDASRLDAELARNDSAPVDVGQVLEAVVTIQNETRREGQARIELAAERRSQRAGNDAFLVLGHDSRLGQVMVNLIDNARSFSPPDKPVRVMLSRVANDVLVTVEDEGPGIEPHALERIFERFYTDRPNEGFGQNSGLGLSISRQIVEAHRGSIRAENRLGPVGPDGEACRIGARFIVCLPAAYSHAA, from the coding sequence ATGGCAACCGTCGACAACGAGGCTCGGCCGTTAAAGCCAGCCGCCGGCTGGCGCGGGGCGTTGCGCCGCCGTGTCGGCCTCGCCTGGCGGCGGATGGGCCGCGCGATCTCGGCGCGCGCCGCCTCGAGCCTGACCCGGCGCATTCTCGTCCTCAATCTCGGCGGCCTCGTGGCGCTGCTGCTCGGCTTCCTCTACCTCAACCAGTTCCGCGAGGGCCTGATCGAGGCTCGTGTCCAGAGCTTGCTGACACAAGGCGAGATCATCGCCGGCGCGATCGCCTCTTCCGCCACGGTCGAGATCGATACGATCACCATTGATCCCGACAAGCTGCTGCAGCTCCAGGCCGGAGAGAGCGCCGGCATCGCCGAGGATCCGCTCGACTTCTCGATCAATCCCGAGAAGGTCGCGCCGCTGCTGCGCCGGCTGGTGACACCGACCAAGACCCGGGCGCGGGTCTACGACAAGGACGGTCTGCTCACCCTCGACTCGCGCAGCCTCTATTCGCGCGGCGACGTGTTGCGTCTCGATCTGCCGCGCGTCGGCGAGCCCGACGAGCCGCCGCTCCTGGAGCGCACCTGGAACATGCTGCGCAACCGGCTCGGCAAGGCCGATGTGCCGACCTACGACGATTTCGAGAACGCCAACGGCAAGTCCTACCCCGAGGTCGCCCGCGCCCTGAACGGCTCGCCGGCGAGCGTGGTGCGCGTCAACACGCGGGGACAGACCATCGTCTCGGTCGCGGTGCCGGTGCAGCGCTTCCGCACCGTGAAGGGAGCGTTGCTGCTCTCGACGCAAGGCGGCGACATCGATGCTGTCATCGCCTCCGAACGCTTTGCCATTTTCCAGGTCTTCGCGGTCGCGGCAGGCGTGATGATCGTCCTGTCGGTCCTGCTCGCCGGCACCATCGCCGAGCCGATCCGTAAGCTCGCCGATGCCGCGCAACGCGTGCGCAAGGGCGTGAAGTCGCGCGAGCAGATCCCGGATTTCAGCAGCCGCCACGACGAGATCGGCCATTTGTCGGGCACGTTGCGCGACATGACCAAGGCTCTCTACAGCCGCATCGAGGCGATCGAGAGCTTCGCCGCCGATGTCGCGCATGAGCTCAAGAACCCGCTGACGTCGCTGCGCAGCGCCGTCGAGACCTTGCCCCGCGCCAAGACCGAGGATTCGCGCTCGCGGCTGCTCGCGGTGATCCAGCACGATGTGCGTCGTCTCGATCGTCTGATTTCCGACATCTCCGACGCCTCGCGCCTCGATGCCGAGCTTGCGCGCAACGACTCCGCCCCGGTCGACGTCGGGCAGGTTCTGGAAGCGGTCGTGACGATCCAGAACGAGACCCGCCGCGAGGGCCAGGCCAGGATCGAGCTGGCGGCCGAGCGTCGCAGCCAGCGCGCCGGCAACGATGCCTTCCTCGTGCTCGGCCACGACTCCCGGCTCGGCCAGGTCATGGTCAACCTGATCGACAACGCCCGCTCCTTCTCGCCGCCGGACAAGCCGGTGCGCGTCATGCTCTCGCGCGTCGCCAACGATGTGCTCGTCACCGTCGAGGATGAGGGGCCGGGCATCGAACCGCACGCGCTGGAGCGGATCTTCGAGCGCTTCTACACCGACCGCCCCAATGAGGGCTTCGGCCAGAATTCGGGCCTTGGTCTCTCGATCTCGCGCCAGATCGTCGAGGCGCATCGCGGCTCGATCCGGGCGGAGAACCGGCTGGGGCCCGTCGGACCGGACGGCGAAGCCTGCCGGATCGGCGCTCGATTCATTGTCTGTCTGCCGGCGGCCTATTCGCATGCCGCCTGA